The DNA region CCAACTACCCCCTCGTCACCGCCCACCGAACCCACTGCACCATACAAAAATAAGCAGTTTTTAGCCACTAAGCTGAACAGGCTCTTAATGTCATTCAGAGGTATTTTGTATGGATAATTTTTATAACCGGctccatccccccccccccccaacccaacCCTCCATTAATCACTCCCAATCCTCTACCCCTCCCTCCACTCACCCACCACCCCTAACCTTACCCCTCACTCACCCACCACCCCCAACTCACCAACACCACCCCAACCCCTTCACCCCTACCTACCCCatcacccacccccaccaccacccaTCCAACCCTCCACTACCCATCCCTAACcccccacccaccaccacccaccTACCTTACCCCCCAATCACCCCCTCGCCACCACCCCCCACCCACCGTATCATCACTACCTACCAACCCCACCGCCCACCACCATTACAAACATCTCAATCATTACTAGcaaacataaatgtttcattttttatgaaataatattattattttattaaatttgtatttattttctaatattagttactttcttatttgaattgtatatttattatgtttaaataaatgcattatgcacattcagatgttgaaaaataaaagtcttaatcattcagtgttcagatctagggacaacattttaatcattcagatgtgcattcagattcagacttTTTAATCATTTATGCGCATTTAAATGTACTTCTTAAatattaatgaaaacaaatgaggcctaaatgGGGGATTTGTTTCCTTCCTGTTCTCATCAgatctcaaattctcaataatTGGAGATCTTTAATTTACGAAACCAATTGAACACACCTCCATAAAAAATTCTCAATACAACCAACTTGatgtcttattttaaataagtttaccGTCCATTTGATCTAATTTAAAGCATTAAGAGTTTTGTTGACCAACATCTTTTCCCattttttactatgtatttatatgaCATGCATACAAATCAATTGATGTTTTTCATTAATCGTAGAGAATTGACTAATATTATGATATAGAAATAATATGACAATTATTGAAGGAATTAAACATACCAAGTGGATAATATTTACCAATAAAATGTAAGGGCTGATAATTAGAATTCCACCAGGAATCAATGGTATTATAGTCTTGCAGATACTAGAAGTTAAATGCCTCCGCTGACCAAAAATATATCAAAGAACGAAGTTCCAAGTTAGTTAAATATTCGAGATTGTAACCAAATTGACAAACTTTTAGAATTTGACATTTCTAGAGTTCTTGACTTTTAATGCAACAATTCTATTCCACTCTAAATCTTGAGGTCTCAGATTTTAGTCATCATGTTTGTATTGGAAAAggatagcaaaaaaaaaaaaaaaaagtctaaactttgattatgaaataagaTGAAAGAAAATTAGTTTATTTGAACAATTATGAAATCTCAATCATTAACAAGAAATAAGTTGGTAACGAGTAACTATTATACAAAAAAACAGGGATTAAAAATAAGACTGCTACTCTTgtcaaagttggaaaaatttgctCCAGTATTGGTCTCGTGACTTTTCTTCCCCTAATTCCTTCGTCAAAGAACTTGtcgaaaaataaataaatcaaagtACCTGATTTTTGATGATTTCGGCTTTGTTCAGCTTATCATGCATCTGTTAAAAAAAACCTAACAGCTATGTTTTTCCATATTATTGCGTTAATCTATAAGCAATTAACAAGACCAACATTGCTGATAAGATTTCCCCAAGTTTTACACCATCAGCGTAAAGTCTAAGCTGAATTTATCGTCAATTTAAGTTATAAActttaaaaagtatttaaaaaataagtttattgGTTGCTGCAATTACTTACTGTCTTTGCCTTTTATAGGCTACTTTCGTcgtttcaaattatttattgttttttttttattttacatgccttttaagaaatactccctccggatcaaaaaaagagtaatCAATATTTTTTACACAATTACTTTTTTTTGCCATGccttttaagaaatattaattaggaagGGTATTTGACTCACTTTATCCTTATTTACATCTAAGTTGTAATctctctcaattaaatatttactctatttatgtgtcatctccattaatgacaaaattttaCTACGGGTAAActagagaaaaataattaattatgcttTGAACTTTTGAAACAATAAATGATTtgagataaatatttttaataatcatgacaaataatttgagacggatgGAGTACCTATTTTACGCTAAATTACAAGCAATTACTTCTTGCTGGCTCCTAGAAAAAGTAATcgtgtaaaaaatatttatatttttggtacataAAACTTTATCTTGGTCATGTTATTTCTCTTTGGTGCAAGAGTACTTGTACTGTCACAATTCCATTTCATATACTCTTTTATTAAtgcttcaattaaaaaaattaaaaccttTTTATATTAGAATATTTTAACTTGAATACTTCATTCTTTGTTTAATCACATAACTTTATAAAAATGTCATGACATATTAAAGATcacaaaattttaatatatagaACTAACTGGTCAAAAaaccttttttctatttttcaacGTAACGACCATACAAATCTCACTACAGAATGCAAGGCGtcgtattaaatattaattataaattGTAAATATAAGAGTTTTACACGCAAGGACCACTGTCAGGTAAATTTCTCAATATATTCCTCGAAGACTGAAGGTCAAAGCAGCACTGGTCATTCTCCAAAGCCCAAAATCGAAGTTACTCCAATAGGAAGCAGCTACCCACATGATGCACATATATTTTTAGAAGGTCGGTTTTCTGTGCAAATTTTCAGCTTCATTTCTCCTAGGAAAacacccttctttttttttaacattttttgtCTGATCATAAAACCACTGTGCTAAAAAGGGTCAGTTCATTTCATCTTTTGCTCTTTCCTTTACTTTGAGTCCCCTCTGCTATATATATGGATCTTGTTTGCTAATTTGTTCTCTTTCTGCATATTCAAGATTTGAGCTTTGAGGTTTGTGCATTTTCAGCTTCCTCTAATTCTTGCTTCTGTCCGTTGTTTTGCTGATTCTGAAATTTCCCACTTTAGTTTATACCTAAAGTTTGCTACTTTTTATCTTCTTATTATACCCTGCCGCCCCATTTTTATATTTCCTACATACTTtagttttttttccttcaaaaagaGATTTGGGTTGATTTTAAAGTATTGATCTTTGTTCAGGTATATCCATATTGATATCATTCTTGGTGAAGTTTCTTGCTGATAGTAATTTCTTAGCTCTATCTTTGGTTTCCCAATTGGACTTCTAAAGTTGCAATTTTTACCTGTTTGGGATTACCCTTGAGCTGATTTCCTTAGTTCTTGGATTATATGGGAGACTGTGAACCTTCAGTCCCCcaaatggaagaagaagaagaaaacctAATAGCTGCTGCACAGAACATTGTGAAAGCATTAGGgtcaaataggactttaaccGATGATGCTAGAAAAATCTTGGCTGATCTAGGCACTCAATTGTCTTCCATAACTAGAGTGAGTGAACCCCAAGATGAGGAAGCTGATGAAACTGAGGAGCAGTTTATTGAGCTAGAGGAGGAGTTTAATTTAGTGCATAGTAAAGTTATGAGCTGGGAAGTGGGTAAGTCAATGATATGGGATTGTGGCCAAGAAGAAGCATATGAGTATTTGAGATATGTCGATCAAGCTCGAAAATTGATTGAGAGATTGGAGAGTTTGAACTTGGTTAAAGGTAGCAAAGAGGATGAGCTTCTTCGTAGGGCTCACGATCTTTTGCAAACAGCGATGAATCGTCTTGAGGAAGAGTTTACGCATTTGCTTGTTCACAATAGGCAGCCTTTTGAGCCGGAGCATATGTCTTTTCGTTCAAGCGAAGACGATACATTAGATGATGGCTCTATTGTTTCGTTTGGGGATGACTCCGTTGAGGATAATGTGGTTCAAAGAGATAGTATGAGTAGGAGCTCGGAGGAGTTTATTATTGAATTGGTCCATCCAGATGTTATTCCTGATCTAAGATGCATTGCCAATTTGATGTTCGATTCAAATTATGGTCGCGAGTGTTCTCAGGCATTTATTAATGTTCGAAAAGATGGTTTGGATGATTGCCTCTTTATTCTTGAAATAGAGAAGTTGAGCATCGAGGATGTGTTAAAGATGGAATGGAAGTCATTGAACTCCAAAATCAGGAGGTGGATACGTGCTATGAAGATCTTTGTTCGCATTTACCTTGCTAGTGAAAAATGGTTAAGTGATCAGATTTTTAGTGAGCTGGAATCAGTTAGTTCAGTTTGCTTTGCTGAGGCCTCGAAAGCTTCAATCTTGCAGCTTCTGAATTTTGGCGAAGCTATAGCTATTGGCCCTCATCAACCGGAGAAGTTGATTCGGATTCTTGACATGTATGAAGTGCTTGCAGATCTTATCCCAGATATTGATGCTATGTACTCCGATGAGGCAGGTTTATGCGTTCGAACAGAATGCCAGGTAATCCTTAGAAACTTGGGAGATTGTGCAAAGGCGACATTTCTGGAATTTGAAAATGCTGTTGCTTCCAGCATATCGGCCAATCCTTTTCCGGGTGGTGGAATACACCATCTCACAAGGTATGTTATGAACTACATGAAAACTCTTATCGATTATAGCAAGACACTTGATGAGCTTCTGAAGGGCCATGAAAAGGAAGATTCAGTGGACATGACACCCGATAGAGATGAAGATAATGCAGAGAGGGGGTGTTATATTTCTCCGCTGGCTCAACATTTTCGATCCTTTACTTCGATTTTGGAATGCAACCTTGAGGATAAGTCCAGGTTATACAAGGATGAATCACTAGGTCACCTTTTCTTAATGAATAATATTCATTACATGGCTGAAAAGGTGAAGAATTCCAATCTAAGAACAATACTAGGCGATGGTTGGATCAGAAAACATAATTGGAAATTCCAACACCATGCAATGAGCTATGAGAGAGCTACTTGGAGCTCTATCCTCTCTTTACTTCGAGATGAAGGGCTAACGAATCCAGGCTCGAATTCTATCTCGAGAACTCTTCTCAAGGAGAGActatacaacttttatgtttcaTTTGAGGATGTTTACAAGAGACAGACAGGATGGTCAATCCCAGATAGTCAACTTCGTGAAGAGCTTCGAATCTCAACATCACTCAAGGTTATTCAGGCATACAGGACATTTGTTGGAAGACACACCAACAATGTAAGTGATAAGCACATAAAGTATACTGCGGATGATTTGGAGAACTTCCTTTTGGATCTCTTTGAGGGTTCTCCAAGATCTTTACATGGTTCCTACAGGAAGTGAGCTTAATATGCTAATCAGGGGTTTCTGCCAGAGGATGTCGAGGATTCTTAATTCTCAATCATCATACCTGTTATACATTTAGATATATCTATTTTTGTAATCTAATGTATTCATAACTTTTTGAATTTAGAAATTTGGTGTTATTTGCAAAAAGATCAATTACATGGTACTTGTGAAATGCATAGATTAAGAGTATCTGTTTGCTGTTTGTTGCTTGCTAGAATAAATTTCACGGCTAACTTCATCGATATTGGCAAAACAGGTTTGTTTAAGATTGTTAATAACTTTGTTATCAAGATTCAAAACAAAGTTTGTTTGTTAGTTGGGTCCTGGAAAAGCTGCTTGTGGTTGGAGATCTGatatcttgaatcttgattagCATGGCAACATTCTTTTTTAACAAATGCAATCACCTTGTTCACAGATATTATGTCTGAGACTGATAGAGACCATGTCTCTCTTTGTCCATTAACTATTGTTTCATCATCCTGTAAATTTGATCAGAGTTAGCAAAGCTTTCCCAATTCAGTAACATATTGCATTTAATGCCTTGAGTTATTTATTCTGCATTAAAGTTCCCCATGTGCTTGACGGCTACACCATACACCCAAGTGTGGATTGGATTGTTGTTATATTCATTGGGCCATAAATGAGATCAGTGCTTCTCCTGCGACCCTAGAACAAGTCGCTtatctcgtttttttttttgttcaattgTGGTTTCCAGCCACCTCTTTTGCTtaggaaaaataaaagatataaaTACACCATTTGCAGATTTAAACAAAAAGTTGCAGACTTTTAAACTGCACTAGCAATAAGGAGATGAAATAGCGCTCACTGCCTACTTTCAGCTTCCGTCTTTGAATAATAGCCGTTGTCATAGAGTGATGGAATTTGAAACTTACCATAGAGTGATGGAATTTGAAACTTACCTAGTTTTCAATTTACAGTAACTAAAAAGTGGCTATTTGTGAACTCTACCTCAATGAGGAGGATTATTAAGCCTTCTAGCATAGACCGCACTTTTTCAAGGTATGATCTTATCGGAAGACGACCTTTATCTTGGACTGTGAAATAAGAACAGAGACATTACAACGTGATAGTGAGTTTTGGGAGTCGAGTAAGTCAAAAGGGGGGGTCACAGTCGTGCTATATACAAGATTCTTAATAGTTAACAGTTGTATGGCATATATTTATCCAATTTGacccatgatatgatattttcaaatttcaattaaaAGATTAAGCAAAATGATTGAATCGTcaaattttaccataatataACGCTGATGCAGATCATCTTTAGGATACCTTTTCATTAAACGAAATATCAAGACATGCTTTTAATTTGAACTTTAAATTACAGTTAGAATAAGATATAGTAACATAAATTATAAGTAAAACACCAAGGTGAAGTAGAATAAATATTACATAGAGGGAGGATTGTAAATATCAAAGACAGCTAAAATTACTCCTACTACTTAGGATAGGAGCTTCCATCACTATCAGATTCGACAGATTTTACGTACAAAAAGAATACCAAAAATgatgttatttttctttttactgcACCTGACATCAAAACgagtctatttttattttttatttttaattcccCTTTGATACCCTGGGGTTGTAGGTGAGGTTGCAGGCCATCTGAGCAACCCCT from Lycium ferocissimum isolate CSIRO_LF1 chromosome 2, AGI_CSIRO_Lferr_CH_V1, whole genome shotgun sequence includes:
- the LOC132047017 gene encoding exocyst complex component EXO70E2-like, which produces MGDCEPSVPQMEEEEENLIAAAQNIVKALGSNRTLTDDARKILADLGTQLSSITRVSEPQDEEADETEEQFIELEEEFNLVHSKVMSWEVGKSMIWDCGQEEAYEYLRYVDQARKLIERLESLNLVKGSKEDELLRRAHDLLQTAMNRLEEEFTHLLVHNRQPFEPEHMSFRSSEDDTLDDGSIVSFGDDSVEDNVVQRDSMSRSSEEFIIELVHPDVIPDLRCIANLMFDSNYGRECSQAFINVRKDGLDDCLFILEIEKLSIEDVLKMEWKSLNSKIRRWIRAMKIFVRIYLASEKWLSDQIFSELESVSSVCFAEASKASILQLLNFGEAIAIGPHQPEKLIRILDMYEVLADLIPDIDAMYSDEAGLCVRTECQVILRNLGDCAKATFLEFENAVASSISANPFPGGGIHHLTRYVMNYMKTLIDYSKTLDELLKGHEKEDSVDMTPDRDEDNAERGCYISPLAQHFRSFTSILECNLEDKSRLYKDESLGHLFLMNNIHYMAEKVKNSNLRTILGDGWIRKHNWKFQHHAMSYERATWSSILSLLRDEGLTNPGSNSISRTLLKERLYNFYVSFEDVYKRQTGWSIPDSQLREELRISTSLKVIQAYRTFVGRHTNNVSDKHIKYTADDLENFLLDLFEGSPRSLHGSYRK